In the genome of Cryptomeria japonica chromosome 8, Sugi_1.0, whole genome shotgun sequence, one region contains:
- the LOC131041606 gene encoding class V chitinase, with protein sequence MSNSFFPAILLLWWSCSSFTTIAGAGERVKGGYWLSTMPSLTPVQDINSSLFTHIYYAFAGLNETTFALNPTPNDIHFANFSSTVRRRNPMVKAMVSIGGGAANPQRFSQMASVNESRKTFIQSSIKIARNFSFDGLDLDWEFPDSEEDMANLGKLVSEWRSAVEAEAAAKSLPPLLLTAAVYYNSTKSTSDLKLVTYPVALMGQNLDWVNIMSYDLHGRWENITGEHAALYDNGSVYNTDYGVRNWFGEGLMGEKAVLGIPIYGKSWKLFSDWPAIVINDSKGVEYGVGTPAIGPGPSQAISQAPGIFFYTEIRDFIRENNATEEIDSNLKSAYCYGNSVWVGYENEKTVAERVKYAGIKEMRGYFLWSISYDANWALSSSGFDFSDSFNGIDVIFCNCEGTYVEYLNAQMIAGTWISLDLIFKKRKKGIRVEERSSLTLRM encoded by the exons ATGTCGAACTCTTTCTTTCCAGCAATCCTCCTCCTTTGGTGGTCATGTTCATCATTCACAACAATTGCAGGTGCAGGCGAAAGAGTGAAGGGAGGTTACTGGCTTTCAACAATGCCCTCACTCACACCAGTCCAAGACATCAATTCTTCTTTATTCACCCACATCTACTATGCTTTCGCAGGCCTTAACGAAACCACTTTTGCCCTAAATCCCACACCAAATGATATCCATTTTGCCAATTTCAGCTCTACAGTGCGCAGAAGAAATCCAATGGTGAAAGCCATGGTTTCTATAGGCGGAGGAGCGGCAAACCCACAAAGGTTTTCCCAAATGGCTTCTGTAAATGAATCCAGAAAGACTTTTATCCAGTCCTCCATCAAAATAGCCCGAAATTTCTCCTTCGATGGGCTTGATTTAGATTGGGAATTTCCAGACAGCGAGGAAGACATGGCGAATTTGGGGAAACTGGTCTCAGAATGGCGAAGCGCAGTGGAGGCAGAGGCAGCGGCAAAATCTCTGCCTCCCCTGTTACTCACCGCTGCAGTCTATTACAATTCGACCAAATCTACCTCAGATCTCAAACTCGTCACATACCCAGTTGCCCTAATGGGGCAAAACCTGGATTGGGTGAATATCATGAGCTATGATTTGCATGGAAGGTGGGAAAACATAACAGGGGAACATGCTGCTCTGTATGATAATGGATCAGTTTACAATACTGATTATGGAGTGAGAAACTGGTTTGGGGAAGGATTGATGGGGGAAAAGGCCGTTCTGGGCATACCCATTTACGGGaaatcatggaagctattttcAGATTGGCCGGCCATTGTAATAAATGACAGTAAAGGCGTTGAGTATGGAGTTGGGACCCCTGCAATTGGCCCTGGTCCAAGCCAAGCCATAAGCCAGGCGCCCGGCATTTTCTTCTATACAGAGATTCGGGATTTTATTAGAGAGAATAATGCAACTGAAGAAATCGATAGCAACCTGAAATCTGCTTACTGCTATGGAAATTCTGTGTGGGTTGGGTATGAAAATGAAAAAACTGTTGCAGAGCGGGTTAAGTATGCGGGCATCAAGGAAATGAGGGGGTATTTTTTATGGAGTATAAGCTATGATGCCAATTGGGCGCTTTCTTCTTCAG GTTTTGACTTTTCAGATAGCTTCAATGGTATTGATGTGATTTTCTGTAACTgcgaggggacttacgttgaataccTGAATGCTCAAATGATTGCTGGAACGTGGATTTcacttgatttgatttttaaaaaaaggaaaaaaggaataAGAGTTGAAGAGAGATCTAGTCTAactctaagaatgtag